From the genome of Zalophus californianus isolate mZalCal1 chromosome 6, mZalCal1.pri.v2, whole genome shotgun sequence, one region includes:
- the LOC113909711 gene encoding metallothionein-1-like → MDPNCSCSTGGSCTCAGSCKCKECKCTSCKKSCCSCCPAGCAKCTQGCICKGASDKCSCCA, encoded by the coding sequence ATGGACCCCAACTGCTCCTGCTCCACCGGTGGCTCCTGCACGTGTGCCGGCTCCTGCAAATGCAAGGAGTGCAAATGCACCTCCTGCAAGAAGAgctgctgctcctgctgtccCGCGGGCTGTGCCAAGTGTACCCAGGGCTGCATCTGCAAAGGCGCATCGGACAAGTGCAGTTGCTGTGCCTGA